From Molothrus aeneus isolate 106 chromosome Z unlocalized genomic scaffold, BPBGC_Maene_1.0 scaffold_55, whole genome shotgun sequence, one genomic window encodes:
- the ALPK2 gene encoding alpha-protein kinase 2 produces the protein MNINTEQTCPDLIPSSKIAKAENSVKSTEYDKMEEVRTEESVVSGLVNLPPVDSGNNQRFQEQPPRRRTPSFSLAWTTLDPFPVNTESQRNQEGSKSCQIPVAAEPEPIKCKEDTTKSGHVAAGAKKKLPPATLSKKPRLEERGSVSKDTSCVKKSGKSEGGVIHKEDRKEQRKLILKKDSKAPRLLKKIQAELFPDCSGSIKLCCQFGDLHGDSTITWTKDSQVLARLQRSAQDDSPVSLEIAEASYQDQGMYYCCLNNMYGKVTAEFHLTAAGVEEIEFMQLMFREDPLSSSYFGGTLHGAIMTEGLHFGEGMHRRAFRSRVLQGLAPAFAPGHPCVLKVHSALTYGTKSRDELLQKNYSLALQECYVQNTAREYAKLYAAEAEPLEGFGEVPEIIQIFLIHRPANNIPYATVEEELVGEFVKYSVKDGKEVNFLRRDSEAGQKCCTFQHWVYEKTNGNLLVTDLQGVGMKLTDVGIATLAKGYKGFKGNCSFSFIEQFRALHQCNEYCEMLGLKSLRTTHQKQRKATPTKSKNLPNSSTVKKMVPKKAREPRDFISSEH, from the exons ATGAATATTAACACAGAGCAGACTTGTCCTGACTTGATCCCTTCCAGCAAGATAGCCAAGGCTGAGAATTCAGTTAAGTCCACTGAGTATGATAAAATGGAGGAAGTCAGGACAGAAGAGAGTGTGGTAAGTGGTTTAGTTAATTTGCCACCAGTTGATTCAGGGAACAACCAGCGTTTTCAAGAACAACCACCCCGCAGAAGAACTCCATCATTCTCTTTGGCGTGGACCACGCTTGATCCATTCCCAGTCAACACAGAAAGTCAAAGAAATCAGGAAGGGTCAAAATCCTGCCAGATACcagtggctgcagagcctgagcccATCAAATGTAAAGAGGACACAACAAAGAGCGGGCATGTAGCTGCTGGAGCTAAGAAGAAATTACCACCAGCAACTCTGTCCAAAAAacccaggctggaggagaggggaagTGTCAGCAAGGATACCAGCTGCGTTAAAAAGTCTGGCAAGAGCGAGGGAGGTGTGATTCATAAAGAGGATAGAAAAGAGCAAAGGAAACTCATTTTGAAAAAAGATAGCAAAG CCCCCAGGCTGCTGAAGAAGATCCAAGCAGAGTTATTCCCTGACTGCTCTGGAAGTATTAAGCTGTGCTGTCAGTTTGGTGACCTTCATGGTGATTCCACCATCACATGGACTAAAGATTCCCAGGTACTGGCTCGGCTGCAGAGAAG TGCCCAGGATGACTCTCCCGTCTCTCTGGAAATAGCTGAAGCCAGTTACCAAGACCAGGGGATGTATTATTGCTGCTTGAATAACATGTATGGAAAGGTGACTGCTGAATTTCATCTGACTGCTGCAG GTGTGGAAGAAATCGAATTCATGCAGCTGATGTTCAGAGAAGACCCCCTCAGCTCCAGCTACTTTGGTGGGACACTGCATGGAGCAATAATGACAGAGGGGCTGCACTTCGGCGAGGGGATGCACCGCAGAGCCTTCCGCAGCCGcgtgctgcaggggctggcgCCCGCCTTCGCCCCCGGCCACCCCTGCGTGCTGAAGGTGCACAGCGCCCTCACCTACGGCACCAAGAGCAGGGACGAGCTGCTGCAGAAGAACtacagcctggcactgcag GAATGCTATGTCCAAAATACTGCGAGAGAGTATGCAAAGTTATATGCAGCTGAAGCTGAACCCTTGGAAGGCTTTGGAGAAGTACCAGA AATCATTCAGATTTTTCTTATTCATCGCCCTGCTAATAACATCCCCTATGCCAcagtggaggaggagctggTTGGGGAGTTTGTGAAATACTCTGTCAAGGATGGCAAGGAAGTGAATTTCCTGAGAAGAGACTCAGAGGCTGGCCAGAAGTGTTGCACCTTTCAGCACTGGGTGTATGAGAAGACCAATGGGAACTTGCTTGTCACTGACCTGCAAG GTGTAGGGATGAAGTTAACGGATGTTGGCATAGCAACCCTGGCCAAAGG ATACAAGGGGTTTAAAGGCAactgctccttttccttcattGAGCAGTTCAGAGCCCTTCACCAGTGCAATGAGTACTGTGAGATGCTGGGGCTGAAATCTCTCCGAACCACTCATCAAAAACAGAGGAAAGCAACACCCACTAAAAGCAAAAATCTGCCAAACTCATCAACAGTAAAGAAAATGGTGCCCAAGAAGGCAAGAGAACCTAGAGACTTCATTTCTTCAGAGCACTGA